The following proteins come from a genomic window of Planctomycetota bacterium:
- a CDS encoding YfcE family phosphodiesterase has protein sequence MLIGVISDTHDRLPTMRSALLMFKARRVEAVLHAGDFVAPFAAKLLVDPAVAPTEVPLYCIYGNNDGERAGLRKVLPQVIDGPWRGTLGGCVIAMHHWIEWFNPGETDGADIVISGHTHEVVNEKRDGVLYLNPGECCGWLSGRCTVALLDTERVEAQIVDVTEL, from the coding sequence ATGTTGATCGGCGTCATCAGTGATACGCACGACCGTCTGCCGACGATGCGCAGCGCGCTATTGATGTTCAAGGCGCGGCGGGTCGAAGCGGTGCTGCATGCGGGGGATTTCGTGGCGCCCTTCGCGGCGAAACTGCTGGTCGATCCGGCGGTCGCGCCGACCGAGGTCCCGCTCTATTGCATCTATGGCAACAACGATGGCGAACGCGCGGGGCTCAGGAAGGTCCTGCCGCAGGTGATCGACGGCCCGTGGCGCGGGACGCTGGGGGGATGCGTCATCGCGATGCACCATTGGATCGAATGGTTCAATCCCGGCGAAACCGACGGCGCGGACATCGTCATCTCCGGCCACACGCACGAAGTCGTCAACGAAAAACGCGACGGCGTGCTGTACCTCAACCCCGGCGAATGCTGCGGCTGGCTCAGTGGGCGCTGCACCGTCGCGCTGCTCGACACGGAGCGCGTCGAGGCCCAGATCGTGGATGTAACCGAGTTGTGA
- a CDS encoding methyltransferase domain-containing protein, with protein sequence MKGHLLMPVSQTPRWKERVQTMDSPVDRIVLPKVQDASLAQDAEWCTVVCDDASRRMRFHDYHEIFKVPGLYERLFYETLECCSPSRVAHLLEDVFGDFSDELGDLRILDVGAGNGMVGDELMARGAERIVGVDIIPEAREAALRDRPEVYSQYLVADLTDLPEAQEERLRRERLNCLTVVAALGFGDIPPRAFLKGLDLIETPGWVAFNLKEDFIDERDTSGFSRLIRQLTFEHVLEPQAYRRYAHRRSVAGDPLHYVAMVARKLADVPDDFAAAFDD encoded by the coding sequence ATGAAAGGTCATTTGCTCATGCCCGTCAGTCAGACGCCGCGCTGGAAAGAACGCGTTCAAACCATGGACAGTCCCGTTGATCGCATCGTGCTGCCGAAGGTCCAGGACGCATCGCTCGCGCAGGATGCGGAATGGTGCACCGTCGTGTGCGACGACGCGTCCCGCCGGATGCGCTTTCACGATTACCACGAAATTTTCAAAGTGCCCGGTCTGTACGAGCGGCTGTTCTACGAGACGCTCGAATGCTGCTCGCCGAGCCGCGTGGCGCATCTGCTCGAGGACGTGTTCGGCGATTTCTCCGACGAGCTGGGCGACCTGCGCATTCTCGACGTCGGGGCGGGCAACGGCATGGTGGGCGACGAACTGATGGCGCGCGGGGCGGAGCGGATCGTCGGCGTGGACATCATCCCGGAGGCGCGCGAGGCGGCGCTGCGCGATCGGCCCGAGGTGTACAGCCAGTATCTCGTCGCCGACCTGACCGACCTGCCCGAAGCGCAGGAGGAGCGTCTGCGGCGCGAGCGGCTCAACTGTCTGACGGTCGTGGCGGCGCTGGGTTTCGGCGATATTCCGCCGCGCGCTTTTCTCAAGGGGCTCGACCTGATCGAAACGCCCGGCTGGGTGGCGTTCAACCTCAAGGAGGATTTCATCGACGAGCGAGACACGAGCGGGTTCAGCCGGCTGATTCGACAATTGACGTTTGAACACGTGCTGGAGCCGCAGGCGTATCGTCGATACGCGCATCGGCGCTCGGTGGCGGGGGACCCGCTGCATTACGTGGCGATGGTGGCGCGGAAACTGGCGGACGTGCCGGACGATTTCGCGGCGGCGTTCGACGATTGA
- a CDS encoding response regulator yields the protein MNRPILLVDDDETNLAILEEILRDVYPLILARDGEEALAMYRQHKPPLVLLDIMMPKMNGYDVCRAIKQQDKARFTQVILLSAKASMEERVRGYEAGADDYLTKPFEEEELKAKVRVHLRLCEALMELNDARARTELDNGKLEQLVRRRTNELIETRDLVVFGLAKLADSRDPETGDHLERIRAYCRILSEHLAQHGPFAGQITDAFIHTIYLSSPLHDIGKVGIPDAILLKPGRLTDSEFDIMKRHAAIGAEALQDVAQHGTCGGFLQMAIDIARSHHERFDGTGYPDGLSGGAIPLSARIVAVADVFDALTSVRVYKSAYSTEVARTMIINESGKHFDPTVVEAFIACYDQLLETRRSYNSDAAGSAAMVS from the coding sequence ATGAATCGCCCCATTCTGCTCGTCGACGATGACGAAACGAATCTCGCCATCCTGGAGGAGATCCTCCGCGATGTGTACCCGCTGATCCTGGCGCGCGACGGCGAGGAAGCGCTGGCGATGTACCGTCAGCACAAGCCCCCGCTCGTACTGCTGGACATCATGATGCCCAAGATGAACGGCTACGACGTCTGCCGGGCGATCAAGCAGCAGGACAAGGCCCGGTTCACGCAGGTGATTCTCCTCTCGGCCAAAGCGTCGATGGAGGAGCGCGTGCGCGGCTACGAGGCCGGGGCGGACGACTATCTGACCAAGCCCTTCGAGGAGGAGGAGCTCAAGGCCAAAGTGCGCGTGCATCTGCGGCTCTGCGAAGCGCTGATGGAGCTTAATGACGCCCGCGCCCGCACGGAACTGGACAACGGGAAGCTCGAGCAGCTCGTCCGCCGCCGGACCAACGAGCTGATCGAAACCCGCGACCTGGTCGTGTTCGGCCTCGCCAAGCTCGCCGACTCGCGCGATCCGGAAACCGGCGATCACCTGGAGCGCATCCGCGCCTACTGCCGCATTCTCTCGGAGCATCTGGCCCAGCACGGCCCGTTCGCCGGGCAGATCACCGATGCGTTCATTCACACGATCTATCTCTCGAGCCCGCTCCACGACATCGGCAAGGTCGGCATCCCCGATGCGATCCTGCTCAAGCCCGGCCGACTCACCGACTCGGAGTTCGACATCATGAAGCGTCACGCCGCCATCGGCGCCGAGGCGCTTCAGGACGTCGCGCAGCACGGCACATGCGGCGGATTCCTCCAGATGGCCATCGACATCGCCCGCTCCCATCACGAGCGCTTCGACGGCACCGGCTACCCCGATGGGCTGAGCGGCGGGGCGATCCCGCTCTCGGCGCGCATCGTCGCCGTCGCCGACGTGTTCGACGCGCTGACGAGCGTGCGCGTCTACAAGTCGGCCTATTCGACGGAAGTCGCCAGGACGATGATCATCAACGAGTCGGGCAAGCATTTCGATCCCACCGTCGTCGAGGCGTTCATCGCCTGTTACGACCAGCTTCTTGAAACCCGCCGCTCGTACAACAGCGACGCCGCGGGCTCGGCCGCGATGGTCTCCTGA
- the amt gene encoding ammonium transporter, with the protein MLANVSDTLWLIVASALVFIMQGGFLCLEAGLTRSKNSINVAIKNVTDFGISLLIFWAFGFAWMFGKSQAGWIGHSDYVIGVDENNAYAMTLFLFQAMFCGTAVTIMSGAVAERVRFVGYLVMVVVISALIYPVFGHWAWGGDGIVNGWLKSRGFVDFAGSTVVHSVGGWAALAGIIILGPRLGRFPKNAPAREVPGSNVPLAMLGVMLLWFGWIGFNGGSTLAINDQVPMIIANTMLAASAGLVASLLISWAKYGFPSPGSIINGSVGGLVAITANCHCVHPGHAVVIGAVGAGVVHLASRLMVHMKLDDAVDAVPAHLAAGIWGTLAVGLMGDPKLLGTGLGWIEQIEIQALGVVVAGALTMGVMLPALWVTHRLIGMRVTAEQEHMGLNAAEHRATTELHDFVSVIEKQSRTHDLSLRAPVEPFTEVGQIAERYNELIGSLEKSVTNVEHLKRVQVRLREAKKAADTANAAKSEFLANMSHEIRTPLHGILSFAGFGLKRAEAADKAKIIEYFQRIQTSGDRLLMLVNDLLDLSKLEAGKMTFDFYRHDLVLTIAAVVDEVESLISERDVKIEFVRPGESIEGVYDQTKIMQIIRNIINNAIRFSPAGSTITLTAQRLGDEAEIRVRDRGVGVPEGELKSIFNKFEQSSRTKSGSGGTGLGLAICTELIAAHGGRIWAENHPDGGAIFIIRMPLNALTVTSSQPVGPTPFDKAGDGSWWAQIAGDAPAELPDHDACSGDSR; encoded by the coding sequence ATGCTTGCGAATGTGTCCGATACGTTGTGGCTGATTGTGGCCTCCGCTCTCGTCTTCATCATGCAGGGCGGGTTCCTGTGCCTTGAAGCGGGACTGACCCGCTCCAAGAACTCCATCAACGTCGCCATCAAAAACGTCACGGACTTCGGCATCTCCCTGCTGATCTTCTGGGCGTTCGGCTTCGCATGGATGTTCGGCAAGTCGCAGGCCGGCTGGATCGGACACAGCGACTACGTCATCGGCGTCGACGAAAACAACGCCTACGCCATGACCCTCTTCCTGTTTCAGGCCATGTTCTGCGGCACCGCCGTCACGATCATGTCCGGCGCCGTCGCCGAGCGCGTCCGCTTCGTCGGATACCTCGTCATGGTCGTCGTCATCAGCGCGCTGATCTACCCCGTCTTCGGTCACTGGGCATGGGGCGGCGACGGCATCGTGAACGGCTGGCTCAAGTCCCGCGGATTCGTCGACTTCGCCGGCTCGACCGTCGTGCACAGCGTCGGCGGTTGGGCCGCGCTCGCCGGGATCATCATCCTCGGTCCCCGCCTCGGAAGATTCCCCAAAAACGCACCGGCGCGCGAAGTGCCCGGGTCCAACGTCCCGCTCGCCATGCTCGGCGTCATGCTCCTGTGGTTCGGATGGATCGGGTTCAACGGCGGGTCCACCCTCGCCATCAATGACCAGGTCCCCATGATCATCGCCAACACGATGCTCGCCGCCTCCGCCGGGCTCGTCGCTTCGCTGCTGATCAGTTGGGCCAAGTACGGCTTCCCCTCGCCGGGGTCGATCATCAACGGGTCCGTCGGCGGACTCGTCGCCATCACCGCGAATTGTCATTGCGTCCATCCCGGTCACGCCGTCGTCATCGGCGCCGTCGGCGCCGGCGTCGTGCATCTGGCTTCGCGCCTGATGGTCCACATGAAACTCGACGACGCCGTCGATGCGGTGCCGGCGCATTTGGCCGCGGGCATCTGGGGCACGCTGGCGGTCGGACTCATGGGCGACCCGAAGCTGCTGGGCACGGGGCTGGGTTGGATTGAGCAGATCGAGATTCAGGCGCTGGGCGTGGTCGTGGCGGGGGCGTTGACGATGGGCGTGATGCTGCCGGCGCTGTGGGTGACGCATCGCCTGATCGGCATGCGCGTCACGGCGGAACAGGAGCACATGGGCCTCAACGCCGCCGAGCACCGCGCCACGACCGAACTGCACGACTTCGTCTCCGTGATCGAGAAGCAGTCCAGGACGCATGACCTGAGCTTGCGCGCGCCCGTCGAGCCGTTCACCGAAGTGGGCCAGATCGCCGAGCGCTACAACGAGCTGATCGGGTCGCTCGAAAAGTCGGTGACGAACGTCGAGCATCTGAAGCGCGTGCAGGTGCGTCTGCGCGAGGCCAAGAAAGCCGCCGACACCGCCAACGCCGCCAAGAGCGAATTCCTCGCCAACATGAGTCACGAAATCCGCACGCCCCTGCACGGCATCCTCAGCTTCGCCGGCTTCGGCCTGAAGCGCGCCGAGGCGGCCGACAAGGCCAAAATCATCGAGTATTTCCAGCGGATTCAGACCTCCGGCGATCGACTGCTGATGCTCGTCAATGATTTGCTCGACCTCTCGAAGCTCGAAGCGGGCAAGATGACCTTCGACTTCTACCGGCACGATCTGGTGCTGACGATCGCCGCGGTCGTCGATGAGGTCGAGTCGCTTATTTCCGAGCGCGATGTGAAGATCGAGTTCGTCCGTCCCGGCGAATCGATCGAAGGCGTGTACGACCAGACGAAGATCATGCAGATCATCCGCAACATCATCAACAACGCCATCCGTTTCTCCCCCGCCGGCTCGACCATCACGCTCACCGCCCAGCGCTTGGGCGACGAAGCGGAGATTCGCGTGCGCGATCGCGGCGTGGGCGTGCCCGAGGGCGAGCTCAAGTCGATCTTCAACAAGTTCGAGCAGTCGTCGCGGACCAAGAGCGGCTCCGGCGGCACGGGGCTGGGGCTGGCCATCTGCACCGAACTCATCGCCGCGCACGGCGGGCGCATCTGGGCGGAGAATCATCCCGACGGCGGGGCCATCTTCATCATCCGCATGCCGCTCAACGCCCTGACCGTCACCAGCTCGCAGCCCGTCGGGCCGACGCCTTTCGACAAGGCCGGGGACGGGAGCTGGTGGGCTCAGATCGCCGGCGACGCGCCCGCCGAACTGCCCGATCATGACGCTTGTTCCGGAGATTCCCGATGA
- a CDS encoding PrsW family intramembrane metalloprotease: protein MSKSDDDQSVFNEPFMRGDDFESDPSEPAAARRIARDEQAGREEEQVDGSVFDDPTFSPELAGVTARPEQTYADFIRRRRAKLGIAGSWALSLIMSAAAGPFAVAGTFMTGGQAGTWGLLSAVVAAPLVEEMMKIALPLWAVERKPWIFVSRVQIAMTAIASGLVFASIENLLYLHVYIPDPPPGLIAWRWTVCMALHSGCALISSLGLMKVWANVWRTGKRASIGAAGGHIIAAMTIHGLYNLVAMLAEFSGYHF from the coding sequence ATGTCCAAATCAGACGATGACCAGTCGGTGTTCAACGAGCCGTTCATGCGCGGCGACGATTTTGAATCGGACCCGAGCGAGCCCGCCGCCGCCCGCCGCATCGCCCGCGATGAACAGGCCGGCCGGGAGGAGGAGCAGGTCGACGGCTCGGTCTTTGACGATCCGACCTTCAGCCCCGAACTTGCCGGCGTGACCGCCCGCCCCGAGCAGACCTACGCCGACTTCATCCGTCGCCGGCGCGCCAAGCTGGGCATCGCCGGTTCATGGGCGCTGTCGCTGATCATGAGCGCCGCCGCCGGCCCGTTCGCCGTGGCGGGTACGTTCATGACCGGCGGGCAGGCCGGGACGTGGGGCCTGCTTTCGGCGGTGGTGGCGGCGCCGCTTGTCGAGGAGATGATGAAGATCGCGCTGCCGCTGTGGGCGGTGGAGCGCAAGCCATGGATCTTCGTCTCGCGCGTGCAGATCGCCATGACCGCGATCGCCAGCGGACTGGTCTTCGCGTCGATCGAGAATCTGCTGTACCTGCACGTGTACATTCCCGATCCGCCGCCGGGACTCATCGCCTGGCGGTGGACGGTCTGCATGGCGCTGCATTCGGGTTGCGCCCTGATTTCGTCGCTGGGACTCATGAAAGTCTGGGCGAACGTCTGGCGCACCGGCAAGCGCGCCTCGATCGGGGCGGCGGGCGGGCACATCATCGCCGCGATGACGATTCACGGTCTGTATAACCTCGTCGCCATGCTGGCGGAGTTCTCGGGGTATCACTTCTGA
- a CDS encoding heavy metal-binding domain-containing protein, with product MCASPPAPSPPAPPNSTPTARRRSSRRNRLRPPKPQSIGRCDMTHAPPILAKFDADLFNLVFGVGTFVFFLLLGLIFGRATERKHLASIAQRNAEMTDFLVTDVKTLPGADAAGGGLLVTGEVVVGSDYLKTWLSAMRNIFGGEMRSFERLLFRAREEAKLRMMAEAKRLGYNAICNYRIDFVGLGGSAARGKGAPMAGIIVSGTAYVIKPV from the coding sequence ATGTGCGCTTCTCCACCAGCGCCGTCACCGCCGGCGCCGCCGAACTCTACGCCTACGGCACGGCGGCGATCGTCGAGAAGGAATCGACTGCGACCGCCGAAGCCGCAGAGTATCGGGAGATGTGACATGACCCATGCACCGCCCATCCTCGCGAAGTTCGACGCCGACCTGTTCAATCTCGTCTTCGGCGTCGGCACGTTCGTCTTCTTCCTCCTGCTGGGCCTGATCTTCGGCCGGGCCACGGAAAGGAAACACCTCGCTTCGATCGCTCAGCGCAATGCCGAAATGACCGACTTCCTCGTCACCGATGTCAAGACGTTGCCCGGCGCCGATGCGGCCGGCGGCGGCCTCCTCGTGACGGGCGAAGTCGTCGTCGGCTCCGACTATCTCAAGACGTGGCTCTCGGCGATGCGCAACATTTTCGGCGGCGAGATGCGCAGCTTCGAGCGACTGCTGTTCCGGGCGCGCGAAGAGGCGAAGCTGCGCATGATGGCCGAAGCAAAACGCCTCGGCTACAACGCCATCTGCAACTACCGCATCGACTTCGTCGGCCTCGGCGGCTCCGCGGCGCGCGGCAAGGGCGCGCCCATGGCCGGCATCATCGTCTCCGGCACCGCCTACGTCATCAAGCCGGTGTGA
- a CDS encoding heavy metal-binding domain-containing protein — translation MLVVNTESIPGYRLVSVKGLVQGNTVRAKHAGRDIAASLKNLVGGELKGYTELLTESRRQAVERMLAQAKQLGANAVLNVRFSTSAVTAGAAELYAYGTAAIVEKESTATAEAAEYREM, via the coding sequence ATGCTTGTCGTGAACACCGAATCGATTCCCGGCTATCGCCTCGTGTCGGTCAAGGGGCTCGTGCAGGGCAACACGGTGCGGGCCAAACACGCCGGTCGCGACATCGCCGCAAGTCTCAAGAACCTCGTCGGCGGCGAGCTCAAGGGCTACACCGAACTGCTCACCGAATCGCGCCGACAGGCGGTCGAACGCATGCTCGCGCAGGCGAAGCAGCTCGGCGCCAACGCCGTGCTCAATGTGCGCTTCTCCACCAGCGCCGTCACCGCCGGCGCCGCCGAACTCTACGCCTACGGCACGGCGGCGATCGTCGAGAAGGAATCGACTGCGACCGCCGAAGCCGCAGAGTATCGGGAGATGTGA